TTCGCCCTCTCAGCGATGTCTGACAATGTCCCCACGATCACCTTCTGATCCGGCCAGGACGCGTGATATACCACAGCCGCGGGCGTGTCTGGCGGCCTCCTGATCTTGGAGACCACCTCCTCAATTCGGTCCGAGCCCAGGAAGATAACCAAGGATGCCTTGTGGGCCGAAAGCTCCTCCAGCTCGTCGTCTTCCAAAGTCTGTCCGCTGGGCCTGGTGATTATGAGCGCTTCCGACACTCCTTTCAAAGTGTATTGCGTACGAAGGGCAGCGGAGGCGGCGAAGAGCGACGAGACGCCTGGTATCACCTCGTAGTCCACCCCCCTCTTATCCAGCTCGACCATCTGCTCCACGATCGAGCCGTAGATGGAGGGGTCGCCGCTGTGCAGCCTTACCACTTTCTTCCCTTCCTTGGCCTCCTTCGCCATCAGTTCTACTATCTCCTCCAGGCTCATGCCCCAGCTGTCTACCTTTATTGGGGCTGAGGATCTGGATATTAGCTCAGGATTGACCAGAGAGCCTGTGTACACCAACACCTCAGCGCTCCTCAGCAATTCATCGCCTTTCAACGTTATCAGGTCCGGATCGCCCGGCCCAGCACCTACGAAGAAAACTCTGGCCATCCTCACTTCCTCGCGAAAAGCACGCTCATGTAGTCGGAACGCTCCGGCAGCTCCTCCCCTCGATATATCTTCTCCCCTGGCATGTACATCCTCTCCGCTAGGAAGAATTCCTTGTATCCCTGCTGACGCAGCTTGGCCGCTGCCTCCCTCGGCCTCCTGACCTTCAACAGGAGCAGGCAGGTCGGCTCCGTACCATCGGATACCTCAAGACCTTGATCCACGGCCAGATTGAGGCGGGAGGCGAAGGCGGTGATGCAGCTGATGCCCGGCTCCGCACGGCACTGCACCTCAGGATATCTTTCTTTGAGAGCGGAGTACAGATGATTGTAAGTGGAGAAGAAATTGGGGTCCCCCAATATCCCCAACACCACCAGACCTTCCTTGGCATGGGGGGCAATGACGTCCGCGTTGCGCCTCATGGCTTCCTGCAGCTCTTCCTCATCCTCGGTCATAGGGAAATCGAGAATCTCTGGCTGTGCGTAGGGAGAGACTATCTGAGCGGCGATCTTGCCGGGGACAAAGACCTTGTCCGCCCTCTTAAGCAGATCGATGGCCCTCAAGGTGAGAAGATCGCTCTCCCCTGGGCCCAGTCCCACGGCCACCAGCATCATACACCCCTCCCAATCACAAGATAAACTGGATCGATAGGCTTGAACATGTGACCGCCGGCTATGGGGTAGGAGCGGTTTACCTGTAGGTGGACCGCCTCCTCCAAAGCGCCAATAGAGCTGAGCGAGCTCAGCGCGTTATGCAGGGTATCTATCTTCACCGCGGCGATCACAAAGCGCCTTCTCACTTGGGAAACCAGCGCTCTTATTATCCCTTCCAGGCCCTTCGAGCCTCCCACGAAGGCCGCGTCCAATCTGCCAATGCGAGGAAGGATGTCCAGGGCCTCACCCTGCCACACCTGGACGTTGCTCAGCCTTTCCTCCTCAGCCTTTCTCCTGGTGAGCTCGACCGCCTCAGGCCTCATGTCCAGCGCATGTACTTTAGCGCATGACCTGGCGGCCGCGAGGGTCACCGCACCGGTGCCGCAGCCCAAATCTAGGAAGACGTCGTCCGGCCTAAGGCGCAGCTTGCCCAAGGCCACATGTATCACCTCTTCCTGAGTAGGGCCTCCCCTGAGCCTGTCCACCTCCTTGAGGTCCATTAATTGGATGTATCCTCCAACTAACTTAAATAATTGTTGGATGTATCATCCAACCGAAATCCGGGGGAAAGTTAGATTGTTCAGACGCGCAGTGAAATCATATAATATCGGATGTTATGATTCGGCTCGGTCGTGATACTCATGCTTCCTTTGCTATTGGACCTCAGAGGGAAGAGGATCGCAGTCTTGGGGGCAGGCAAGGTGGGGCTTCGGAAGGCCAGATACCTCTCTCAGGAGGCTGAGGTTCGATTGGTCGACAGGGAAGCTCCTCGTTCTGAGGTATCGGGCGCTCAGTTCGTGCAGGCTGACCTGCATGAGTCCTTTTCCGCATTCGTTAGTACGGCTGACATGGTGGTGGCGGCAACGGACGACGAGGAGCTGAACTCTCAAATCGAGCGGGAGGCCAAGGTGAGGGGTAAATGGTGCAATCGAGCAGATGGCATGTCCACTTTCCTGATACCTTCAGTAGTGCGCAGGGATGGTTTCATCATTGCCGTTTCCACCGAAGGCCGCAGCCCGGCCATGTCGCGCTTTATACGAGAATGGCTGGAGCAATCGATCCCCAAGGAGTTCGAGGACATGGTCAGGCTGCAAGAGAAGCTGCGCTCCTGGGCCAAAGAGAACATCAAAGGACAAGAGAGGAGGGAGGACTTCCTTTGGAGTGTTCTCAAGGACGATGAGGTATGGAATGCTTTGAGAACAAACTCCCAGGCTGCGTTCGAATTGGCCGTTTCGAAATGGAGGGAGAGAGATGGATAGCATTCTTAGCGCTCACATCACGCACAAGCGGGCGGACATGGGCAAGCTGGAGATGGCAAGCAAGCAGAGCGCCCGAGACATGCTAAGTGCGGTCAGGCAGCTCCCTGGTGTGAGGGAGTGCGCGGTACTCAAGACCTGCAACAGGGTGGAGATCTACACCGCCACCTGCAACTGGGCCGCCACTAGGAAGGCTCTTGAGCTCTATATCAACTCTTTCGTGCCCTTCGATAGCTCGGAGAACCTGGTGCAATACCTGGACGGGCTGGAGAGCGTGCGTCATCTGCTTAGAGTGGCCTCAGGCCTCGAGTCCATGATCGTAGGAGAAGATCAAATACAATCGCAGGTGAAGGAGGCCTTCGAGCTGGCCGAGAAGGAGGGGTGCATCGGGCCGCTGCTCTCCCTCTCCTTCCGTAAAGCCATCCAAGTAGGGAAGAAGGTGCGAGCCGAGACCAGGCTGAACAAGGGGTCTGTGAGCATTGGTTCAGCAGCTGTGGAGCTGGCGGAGAGCAAGGTGGGAGATCTGCGAGGCAAGAATGTACTGGTCATCGGGGCCGGGGAGATGGCAACCCTCATCGCCAGGCATCTCATGGGCCGGGGGCCGGAAGCGGTCTTCGTCTCCAACCGCACCTACTCTCGAGCGGTGGAGCTGGCCTTCGCCCTCAACGGCAAGGCGGTGCGCTTCGACTCCCTCACCGAATTCCTGGCGGAGAGCGATGTGGTCATCTGCGCCACCTCCGCCACGCACAACATCCTAGAGCCAAGGCATATAGCCCCAGCCATGTCCCTGAGGAAGGGTAGGCCGATGATTATCATTGATGTCTCCGTGCCGCGCAACGTGGCCCCTGAGGTAGGCGAGCTGGAAGGGGTGCAGCTCTACGACCTTGACGGACTCAGGGACGTGGCCATGGAGAATCTGCGCAAGCGCAGGGCGGAGGTCAAGGACGCGGAGCGCATCATATCCGAGGAGATGGAGAAGCTGCGCACCCGCCTGGACGAGCTTTCAGCAGAAATGGCCATAAAATGCCTTTACACCAAATTCAACGGCATCAAGGAAAGGGAGGTGGAGA
This sequence is a window from Methanomassiliicoccales archaeon. Protein-coding genes within it:
- the cobM gene encoding precorrin-4 C(11)-methyltransferase, coding for MARVFFVGAGPGDPDLITLKGDELLRSAEVLVYTGSLVNPELISRSSAPIKVDSWGMSLEEIVELMAKEAKEGKKVVRLHSGDPSIYGSIVEQMVELDKRGVDYEVIPGVSSLFAASAALRTQYTLKGVSEALIITRPSGQTLEDDELEELSAHKASLVIFLGSDRIEEVVSKIRRPPDTPAAVVYHASWPDQKVIVGTLSDIAERAKREGISRSALIIIGEVVDPKLRYERSVLYS
- a CDS encoding cobalt-factor II C(20)-methyltransferase; the protein is MMLVAVGLGPGESDLLTLRAIDLLKRADKVFVPGKIAAQIVSPYAQPEILDFPMTEDEEELQEAMRRNADVIAPHAKEGLVVLGILGDPNFFSTYNHLYSALKERYPEVQCRAEPGISCITAFASRLNLAVDQGLEVSDGTEPTCLLLLKVRRPREAAAKLRQQGYKEFFLAERMYMPGEKIYRGEELPERSDYMSVLFARK
- the cbiT gene encoding precorrin-6Y C5,15-methyltransferase (decarboxylating) subunit CbiT yields the protein MDLKEVDRLRGGPTQEEVIHVALGKLRLRPDDVFLDLGCGTGAVTLAAARSCAKVHALDMRPEAVELTRRKAEEERLSNVQVWQGEALDILPRIGRLDAAFVGGSKGLEGIIRALVSQVRRRFVIAAVKIDTLHNALSSLSSIGALEEAVHLQVNRSYPIAGGHMFKPIDPVYLVIGRGV
- a CDS encoding bifunctional precorrin-2 dehydrogenase/sirohydrochlorin ferrochelatase is translated as MLPLLLDLRGKRIAVLGAGKVGLRKARYLSQEAEVRLVDREAPRSEVSGAQFVQADLHESFSAFVSTADMVVAATDDEELNSQIEREAKVRGKWCNRADGMSTFLIPSVVRRDGFIIAVSTEGRSPAMSRFIREWLEQSIPKEFEDMVRLQEKLRSWAKENIKGQERREDFLWSVLKDDEVWNALRTNSQAAFELAVSKWRERDG
- the hemA gene encoding glutamyl-tRNA reductase — translated: MDSILSAHITHKRADMGKLEMASKQSARDMLSAVRQLPGVRECAVLKTCNRVEIYTATCNWAATRKALELYINSFVPFDSSENLVQYLDGLESVRHLLRVASGLESMIVGEDQIQSQVKEAFELAEKEGCIGPLLSLSFRKAIQVGKKVRAETRLNKGSVSIGSAAVELAESKVGDLRGKNVLVIGAGEMATLIARHLMGRGPEAVFVSNRTYSRAVELAFALNGKAVRFDSLTEFLAESDVVICATSATHNILEPRHIAPAMSLRKGRPMIIIDVSVPRNVAPEVGELEGVQLYDLDGLRDVAMENLRKRRAEVKDAERIISEEMEKLRTRLDELSAEMAIKCLYTKFNGIKEREVEKAARRLRAGDDPKEVMDDLAEALINRFLADPTDYLKGASRIGDPHLSLMVMKLFKAEEPKHVPRDEIATFEGQREH